A region of the Sarcophilus harrisii chromosome 3, mSarHar1.11, whole genome shotgun sequence genome:
cttgtctgcattagttttgtttgtacaaaaacttttcaatttgatataatcaaaattttctattttgtagtcaataatgatctctagttcttctttggtcagaaattccttcctcttccacaggtctgagaggtaaactattctatgctcttccaatttatttataatctcattcttcatgcctaggtcatgaacccatttcgaccttatcttggtgtatggtgttaagtgtgggtcaaagcctagtttctgccatactaatttccaattttcccagcaatttttgtcaaataatgcattcttatccccaaaaaactggggtttttgggtttgtcaaacactagattattgactattttgtcctttgaacataACCTTTGGTCAAGTagtctctttcttagccaataccacatggttttggtaaccactgctttataatataattttagatatggtacagctaggccaccttcatttgatttttttttcattaattcccttgaaattcttgactttttgttttttcatttgaacttttttgttcatatgttattttttctaggtcattaaaatagtttttgggactctgatttgtttagagctaaataaatagattaggtagtattgtcatatttattatatttgcttgcccaatacaagagcatttaatatttttccaattggttagatcagacttaatttgtgtggaaagtgttttgtagttttgctcataaagtttctgattttctaagGGAAATTTTTCAAGAcctataggaaaagaaaaggatcacTATTTGAAATTTTTGGGAAGATGGCCACTAATATGTCTAGGATTGAGAAAAAGTTGCTGaatctacaaagagaaattccaaggCATGTGGCACATCAAGATGAACTTTTGCACAACAATGGAAGCACTGTTCTTCATGAAAATCAGTGAGAAATCTATTAGtaaaaaattgaaatggagaaAACATTCGTCCATGGAAAATTGTTCTGAGCAGATAAATATACTGCCCTTATCTCACTTGGTATAACAAGCATcccaagaagcaaagaaaaggaaatctgtATCAATAAGCAACAGAGAAATTCTGTGAAACAGAAAGCTATGGGTATGGAAAGGATAAACAATTTCCATTTGAAAATTCCAGTGGCTTGTGTATTCAAAAATTCCCTtgtgtcaaaaataaaaatattcaatcttTAGAAAGTATTTTCTTGACTTGTCCCAAATCCATGAAGATAAGAAActagaaagtaaagagaaataataagtgtAACAATGGTGTGAAAAGGTTCAGTTGTAAATCAGAACTGAATATTCATCAAAAATTACCTACATATATGATGAGTACAGGAAAAGTTTCAGTCATAGGAAAAGTCTACTTCTTCATTTCAGAGTCCACAATACATATGTGATAAGTGTGAGAGGAGTTTCAGTCAAAAGGTAAATCTACATACTCATCAGAAAGTCCATACAGGAGAGAAACCATATATCTATGATGGGTGTAGAAAAAGCCTCAAGAATAAGAgaagtttatatatttatcacaGAGTGCACACAGGAGAGAAACCATACCTTATGTGATAAATATGGGAAGAGTTTCACTTCTAACGCAAATCTAGTTATTCATCACAGACTCCATGCAGTATAGAACTCCTACATATGTGATGTGTATAGGAAGAGTTTCCAATACCATACAAATTGCCATGTTCATCAGATGGTCCCCAAAGAAGAGAAACCATCTGCAGGGCATTAATGTGGGAAAGAATACTTCCAAATATATCAGCATTTGATGTTTATGAGAAAGTTCATAACATAGGACAGAATCTGCATACATGTGAAGGCTGAGGGAAACGATTTTGTTCAAAGGATTCTTTTTGCATTAATAGGAGAGGTCACACAGGACAGAGACTTATAtgtgatgaatgtggaaagggattgtattaaaaataagttctTAATGATCATCTTAGACACCACATGGGAGAGaagctatatttatttatgtgataTGTGTGGGAAAGGATTCAATCATAAGGCAAAGTTTCATATTCGTCAGAGATCCCATGTAGAAATAAATGTATTATCCAATTACTATCTTAACTTCAAAAGTCTTGCAATTTCCTTCAATGCATATCACATATTTAGTCTTTCCTTGAGTTAATACTATTCTATGAAACAACATATAAGGGACTGAATTCATTGCCCCAAATTGTCAGTCATCTCTTATGTGTCCCTTTATTCAAATTCATCTTTTATTCCATTGtagaatgaaaattctttttctaaataatcACACTGCTttttaggaataaatgaaaatttgtttgCTACACTTGTGTATTCATCTATCGTATGGCAATTTGTTTCTCTTCTGTAAGCCCTCCCATTAGGAAATAAAACTTTTCATAGATTTCTTTAATATCAGAGATACCCTCAACTCTCCAGTTTAATTAAGGTATAAAAGTTGCCCATGAGTGCAATGTTTCAGTTTGCTTCCATTAATAGTTGCCAGGAGAAGAGGTTCATTTAAGTTTTTGAAGGAGAGGGACAAAGAGAAGGATAGATAAAGGTAATACTATaaatgacagagaaaagaagtgagCGATTTAGGAAATACAAATGATCACAAGACTGGCAAAGAAACATAAGGCAGTCATTAGGGGACAGATTTTTTTCCAGACAAGTTCTGGGGTTCTATAACACCCTTAATTGAAATAGGTAATTTTGAGATTTACcaaaatttcatctttcaaaagagGGAAGATTTCTCAATGAAATTTTTAGTCTATCATTCATTCTACAACTATAAATAACAAGACTTAGAGAAATTTCATGGGAAGTGACCTTTTTTCTCTTAGAAGTTACTACAGAGGAATAGAAACTAAGgcatccattctgcaggtctgggttggagcTTTAGCAACTACTGTCAAGTGGCTAGTATCTAATAAATATGAATGGATGGTAGAGGGAGACAGAATAGGGAAAtgatggaagggagaaaagcacaTAGAGTTACTTCAATTGGAAGTTGAAAATACTAGGGAATTCTGGGTTTGTGATCAAGTAGAGAAGGGCCTGAAGGCAGAATTTGGGGGTTCCATTTTTATaggaatttttaataataaaattttattttcataatacatgaaaagataattttcaacattcactcttgtaaaatgttgttccaatttttttctcccttcctccaccttctcccctagacagcaagtagtccaaagtatttttaacatgtacaattctttgatacatacttccacaattaTTAAGCTgctgaagaaaaatcaaactaaaagggaaaaaatgagggggaaaaaagcaaacagcaATTTTTAAAAGGGTGAAAAAAAGGTTGTGATTTCATTCAGTCCAgtcagtcctctttctggatgctgatgACTCTCTAGGATTTTAAGGGATGTTAATAACTGTGATGATGGTACAGTAGAAGGAGAACATCCttttatgaaggagaaaaatgaagtaaagtagCTGGAGgagttaaaagagaaagagtATTTGAGTCAGAAGTTTTGTATCTGAATCCTGGTTTTTTCATCTAATATTTTGGGCaaattatattacttttcttGAATCTGACTTTGCTAATATGTAAAGGTGGGCTGAATTCAATCATTTTTGAGGTCCATGAAAAAACCTGGTAGTCACAAGACTAATAAGTGTCTTAGTAGGGTATTAATCCAAGTTCCCGGATACTCAGTGATCTTTCTCTAGTGCCAAGTGCCTCTTCTTCTACAAGTGGCTCAAAATGTGAGATTCAGGAACATCAGGTAAAGGAAGAAAGGGCCATGGTTTCCCTTTTATGGTCCTAACAACCATAGTCTATTCTCCTTAAGACTAATTTAGAGTGATGCTACTGTTCTAAACCCAGTTGTCATCAAACTTGGTATTATCCCTATTAGAATATTATCATCCCTTCCCCCTTGCTACGTTGCCCATTGTGGTTTCCAGATATTCCCAGCTGGCATATgaaattaaatgtgaatttttgAGAGTTTTCTGAAAGCTGTAGATGAGAAACAAAGGTCATCAGATGactagaaaaaatttgaaactcagaaatgcataaaataaatgtaaaatattatataatatcaatgcaaatttttagtgagttatatatAAACAAcccataaaggaaaaatatttcttctctgtttcACAGGGAGGACCAAAACATTTTACATGGATTTCCCTGATCATGTGGATACCATACCTCTAATCCTCCACAATTTAAAAGGCATAACTATATTTAGTTGTGAACTCATAGTCGATTGTGCAGTGGGCTCATTGAGATGCCTCCCTTATCTCTGAAGTACAAAAATAGATTCCCTCTAACTGCCATGTTGGTTGAGATGTCATCCataatttttaatgattgtttCAATTGTATGCAACTcgttatgaccccatttagagcttttctaagcaaagataataaaagttTGCGAATTTTAGCTATTTTACAAATAGaagaatgatgcaaaaaaaaaaaaagttaagtgatctgATCTGCCCAGGGATTGAATCTAATAAGTATCCAAAGGCAGACTTGAACTATTTATCCTATACCATTTCCTGATATCTCTGGAATCAGGATAGTCACAATATCCCTTGTGCTATCAAGCTGCTCCATCATCCTTTAACACTCATATTCATTTGACTttgcagaatcatagaatctagaATAGAACAGAATCAGAAGGAATCTAGTGCAATTTGCATGAAATTATGAATTCCCTCTGGCCCATTTCTAATAGGAACACATATAACCATTTCTTGAAATCTAAGATTTTGTGGAGGGAAAATCTTAAAATGAACTAGTTCAATTTTTCACTCCACAGATAGAAAACAAGGCTGAGTCTGATGAAGTGAAGGCACAGAGAAGTATATTTCAgaattggtatttgaattttGTCAACTCAGTGATCCTTCCATTAAACAAAGTCTTTGCTCTGGAgtgattaaataaatattgtcTTACCCaggaatctttttaaaattccttttcaaaGAAGGTTCAAATGATTAATCCCTAACAATTTTGTATGATTGATTTTATTAGACAATGAAGCTTGATAATAGAAGATAGTAAGAGCTATTCTAATTACttgcaaaatgaaaaaatcttTGCCCTTACAAACTAAACATAATGGGGTTggtctttctttcttactttactCCTGGGACACCTGCAAGGGAATAAATGTTGAATTAGATACAGGGACAATGAAGAATAAGTTCTCTGACACCAGGTCTGTTGTTTTGCTATTTCTCATGCTTTTGGGATGCCATATAAAGTGATTGATGCTGGGAGTATGAAAAGTCAGTTTTGGAGTTTGGAGCAAACTTTCCTAACTAGGCTTTGTTAGAGCAAAACCAGGTCATTTTAATTTCGAAGCAAAAATATTAGCAGTTTTCTTCCTACCTCCAGTCCCCCAAATGAAACAAAGCAAGATAGCATGGTGTGATAGATATAATATTAACCTTAGAAAAACTTGTATTTAGTTCCTGTCTTTGAAATGAACTAAATAAAACTGACCATGCAAATATAATCTATAAGCGTTCCTGGAACCTCTCTAAGCTATTGAGAGGCAAGAGATGAGGGAGGAGGAACCTGGTATAAAGAGAGGGAATTACATGAGTGGAGGACAGTGAttttaattatacaattatcaagATTAGTATACAATTATCTCTAAGGTTCAGTTTAATTGACTCTATCAAGAAAGGAACATCTTCTGGGGTATAACTCTTATGAAAGAGAAGAATACTGATAAGTTCCTATAACTTCTTAGCTCTGACAACTCTTCTTTCTAGCATTCTCATTTATCCTTCTTTTGTTGTACAATGACAAATCTTCTTTTATTCATCATAGTGCTTAATTGTTCAGTggtatttctgttctttttctttctgactttcctttctaACTTTATCAAACACAATTCTAGACTCTCTTTTACACGGTTTTGGGAATAATTGGTACATTTTCAAGTAGAAAATTATACAAAGAACTTTAATGATAATAAGGAGTGAGAACTCCAAGATCCTGCTTCTATTGAATGATcttgagcaactcacttaacccctctttcctcagtttcctcatatgtcaaatgatATTTGCTCTAACCCACTTCACCAAGATCAACTGACATAATGGAAGAGAGAATGTTTTGGAAAacataaaaatcatatataagtAAGGAGTTAAATTTTTAAGGATAAATCTAGACTTCCATGTGACTGGGACTTGTGATatagttatattttctttcttttccagggAATTGAGAATGGGAGATAGGATTATGAAGCCATTGATCTCCATGGTTCATGTGGCCAGCTCCATGGCAGCTCCAGTGGCAGTAATGTACTGTCCTCCACTTCTAACTCACAGGCATTCCTGGCTATGAGGAGACTCACTGCTGAATTTTCactccttatttctcttttattgattGGGATAATTGGTAATAGCACTATCCTTTACATCATTAGGATTGACCCAGGCCTCCATGAGCCCATATACTACTTTCTCACCATGCTGTCTCTTACTGACATGGATATGTCTTTTCCCACTATGTTCAGGATCTTCTGGTTCAATGCCAATGAGATCACCTTTGATGTCTGTGTGAtctaaatgtttttcattcactGTCTATCTAGACTCATCTGTGCTCCTGACAATGGGCTATGACCTCTATGTAGCAATCTGCAATCTTCTGAGGTATGCTACCATCCTCATCCCATGGCGCATTATTCACACAGGCTGGAATTTTACTCCCTAGAAGCACTTTGCTCATACCATCCTCACTCATTCGTTTTTTTGTGGTATCCCTTCTGTGACTAATGATCTTTGCTACTCATTCTGACTTCAGCAGGATATGATTAGGTTGGCTTCTGCTGATACCACCTTCAATGTCATGTATGGTCTGGCTTTGATCATATTAATCTGAGATGTGGACTCCCTAAGAATCATCATGTCCTGCCTCTTTATCCTCCATTCTATGCTGAGAATTGCGTCTTGAGAGGAAGACCTGAACTTAAATGTGACTTAAGACATGGGCAGGGAAAACAAAGGCAATTCTCTATCTATGCATTTGCTATATTAATCACTTGGATATATCCAATATGGACTTTTAAGGACATAGATATTGATAGCTTTCTCTGGATTCTTGCCCACCTCTCTCAAAATGAAACGTTGATTTTCTGCCTAAACTGcctaaaggaaatgggaaacgAGGATATGAGACTGACTGTGAAAATTAATTATGTGTCctaatcaaattattttcttatatacacattttaaatgCCTTAGTTAGCATAGAAAAATTCATTGTGTTAACtacttctttaataaaatatggGGAATCATGAGGAGTGTCAAATATTCAACAATATAGCTAAAAATTGACAGAATGTGAATGACAAGCATTTCTGGATATAGAACTCAGTGTACAATGGTGAAGCAAAGTTACAGGTGATTGAGAAATACCAGTCCCAATGGTGATATTGAGCTTATTTCCTTCTGAGAGTAGTACTGtgaatatattatgttttatagaTCTGTTTATTTGTTCTTATGAAATTTGGAGTTCAGTATGTGTTTAGGTACTTATTAGAGATAGCTAGATTGTTCAGATTTGAGGCAGCTAaattggagttaagaagacctgaactTAAATGTGACTTTAGACATGGTCAGGGAAAACAAAGGCAATTCTCTATCTATGCATTTGCTATATTAATCACTTGGATGTATCCAATATGGAACTTTTcctgactatgtatatttgttacaagaatgtTTTTTAGAAACAATCTTTTTGATCAATTCTAACAATTCCAATATTAACAAATATCGTGCTTTGTTCCATCAGTCCTCAATTTACTTACTTTGTAGTTTTTGCCAGTACAAAAAacaattactataaatatttttatatagatgtAGTCTCTCTTCTTGCCCAAGTAGAGACTTTTCATGTAAATTACTCAGGGAAGTTTTGACTTTGTCTTTTCCTATCCATGCATAAAAATCTTTTAAGTGTAGTGCCATAGGATTTATTCTATGTCTATTGGTGTGAGAGTTATATTTACTTGTTATACTTAAAAGCCGGAGAAAACAGAGAGGCTCACAAACAGAACATCTCTGAAATACtagattattcatttatttctatatcccAGATACCTAAGGATTGTGAACTAAGAAATTATCAATAACTATCAACCCATATTCTTTTCAACCtatgtaatataaatacaaatcaaGGGAGTCATTAATAAGTATATTAGTCAAGAATAAACAGACCTTTGTAAATAATATTCAGCAGTGGAACATatatattcatcatttcataattacatgaaagaattagagaatataagatctcattgtgctaattttttttgttgtgaaAATATATGTCTACATAACAAAATGCCATTTTACAAGTTcttttacaatattatataaaccatttataaataaaaatctttcaataGTTCTTAAAAGGTGTAACAACACCCTGATCAATGAATCTCTGCCCATAGATATCAATGACAACATAAAAGGAAGAGACATGTCAAATTAAGTCATCAATATAAAATACTGTTATGCTGGAGAATGTAcacaaaggcaaaagaaaaaaattaatgaatttaaatcatttttttgatttaatttaatttaaatgaattttaaagaagtTCATGGAATTAACTAAGTACAATTAGGTAAGCTGGAGATAAAAACAATAGAGGGAACAGTAAAGTGAGATAAGGAATAGGTTTTTGTGGGCAGTGGGAGTTTAGTGAGGATGCAagaaggtagaaatgaggaggtAAGTAATTTGAAAAATTGTGAATAGTCAGGGAAATTTATGGAGtaagaagataaaatggattaTGTAATGAACAGCAAGGAGACATACCACTGGACTCAGTCATTGTGGGAAGTAAGtggcaagaagaaaggaaaagtagaaagaattcACATACAAGTTGGAGAAGAACTTTTTGTAAGTGATCCAATCTTCCAGATGCTCTTTTGGGGAATCATACAATGTTGATTGCATCAATCGCTAGAACATTGCAGAGGCTgtgagaagaaataaatagtaacTCAAAGAAACTTGATCTATTCATTCAAACAATACATGCCAAGTGGCTAAAGAATGTTCTTTCCCACAATATGacaatatttgaattaaaaaaaaacttatagaaCTTATCTATCAGTAACTACATCTGTTATGGACATTACAGATGGAAAATGAGTGGGGCCCAGATTGCAGGAACAAAAGGAGCATAGATTGGATTGCCTTTAGACAACAGACAAACTCCTTCAATGACTTCAAACTTTTCATGAAAATAAAGACCCATCTTTTAATACCAACATTCTGCCATATGGCAGGAAGACGTGGAATCCAACAGTTtgtgaagaataaaaaatgtatatCATTCAGAACACAATGGAAAGTCACATGTTGAACGTGAGCAGGGTGCAATCTATATCAAGTGAAGATTTCTGAGGAAGAGGAGTAAAAGTTGCCATAATGTAATGCTTGATAGATAAAGAAGTTGTTCACATGGAAGGGCAATGGATGACCAATAAAATATCCAGAAAGTTTCACTAGTAACCTTGTAgtatcaaaaaaatatataagcaagAACCCCTGAAAAATGGGTGTATGTATATGAGAAGACTTGTATAAGAGTCACACAGAATACGCAAATAGAGTTGTGTCCTGTCTTTCTAGagataatttctaatttgttgaAATCTCAGATCAATCTGAGATTATTGAGTATACCCACCTCACACTATATCTTTTAACTTAGTagaactttaataaatatttacaaaatgagatGTTTATCCTTTGTTCATCTCTATATGATCTATTCCTACTTATTTCTTATGAATCCTAGTGTTTCCCATACTTTTGGTTTGGGCAGAAGAGTTCCATTACTTTATCACGGATCTGTTTTGTTTTCACACCATAGATTAAGGGGTTTACTGTAGGAGGTACTAGAAGGTATATGCTAGCAAAGATGATGTGAATGGATGGAGGTACTTTCTTGCCAATTCGATGAGTGAGGAAGCTAAAAAGGGCAGGTGTGTAGGAGACCAAAATTGTGGAAACATGTGCAGCACATGTGCCCAGGGCTTTGGAGCGGGCATCCTTAGAGGACAACCTGAAGACTGCCTGGAGGATTTTGATGTAGGATATGGTTATAAGTGTTAGGTCTAGTATCATAACAGAAAGTGCAACACAGATGCCATATGCTCGGTTGATGAGGGTGTTGGCACATGCCAATTTAACTATGGCCATGTGCTCACAATAGGCATGTTTAATGATGTACTTGGTGCAGAAGGGTAGTCTTAATATGAGAAGTGGACAAGGAAGGACCATGACAATGGCTCTGGCAGCCCCAGCCAATCCCATCCTAATGACCAAAGGGTTGGTTAGAATAGTGGTATAGTGTAGTGGGTGGCAGATTGCCACATATCGGTCAAAGGCCATGGAGACCAATAAGGCAGATGAGATGATGCAGAAAGTATGGATAAAGTACATCTGTGCCAGGCACTCATCAAATGCAATAAGGTGAGTATCCAGCCAAAAGATGCTGAGCATCTTGGGGGCTGTGACAGAAGCAATGGCCACATCATTGAGACCCAGCATACAGAGAAAGTAAAACATGGGCTGATGAAGAGTAGGCTCCAGCTTGACAGTGAGGATGATGAGGGCATTCCCCAGGAGAGTCATAATATACAGGAGGAACACGGGAATACTCAGCCAGTAGTGAAAGGCCTCTAGGCCAGGAATCCCCACCAGGAAAAAAGCTGAGAAGCTGCGTTCTGTGGTGTTTTTTATCATGATGAGACTTCAGGAACAGCATGCTCAGGTTTTAAGTGTCTGGTCTGGGTTCAAAACTACACAAAAAGATGGAGAATAACACAAACAGACACATAGGTGAACAAAATATTAGAGCCTGTTGTGCTAGAATCAATGTCCTTGAAGCCTGAGAAAATAGTTACTAGTTACTGTACTTTTCAGAGCCCCATGATAAGAGAAACCCTCAGTACTTCTAATCCTAAGAATGAAGGTAAAGATGAAACTGATAAAGATTAATCATCCTTGAAATAAAGGCAACAGAAAAGCTGTATTTCACAAATTCCTCCTTATGTGTAGTTTTTCAACTTATCTTTTTCAGTGTATGATTGTTTTATTTGCTGCTTTAATTTCCACTTCATGTTCAGTGGTAAATGAAACATAGTATTAGAGAAAGAAACATTCTGGCCCCACAAAACAATAGGATACAATGCAAATTGACTGCTTCTTCCTCTACAGCTATAGGATCCCAGCTAAGAGGATGGAAAGATGCTCAGAAGTAGTAGTCCAACTCCTTCAATTTACAAATAACAACACTCAGGCCCTTGGAGATTGGATGTTCTAGTTACacagaaaataaagattataactAATATTTGAGCCCAGAATCTTTGATTTTAGTGTTACTCAAATTTTTATATTGATGTACTACACAAAGAATTGTCATGGTGAATTATTTCCAATGGTTTTTCCAAGATATgtcattatcttcttttcttatcAAGCTGCTGTTTTCCTTAATccccttattctttccttttccatatgcATATAGTTAGACCTAtgcatatgcaaacatatatgacatgtgtatgtatatatgcacacacacacacatatatatatatacatatatataggtgCATGTCTGATTTCATgaaacatatatttcatttatatgtgATATGGTTCCCCTTGCCTCTCAGTGAACTGTAAACTGCTTCAGGATattgactgtttttcttttcatcccaGCACCTATCACCAAATATTCTATGTAAATACAGTGTTAATAAACAGACTTGTGATTATATTGTTATAGAAAGcttccaaataaggaaactccTTCCATCAATTCTTTGCAACTTCTGATCTTAGAGACTGTCTCAAACACTaatatgttaagtgacttgcccagagttaccaCTGTTAGCATGTAGCACAAGAGTGAATTGAGCCCATGTCTGGCTAGCTTTGTGACCTACTCCCTAATCATTATATTATGCTGCCTTtcaaataataggtgcttaataaatgcttcttgaattgaaCTTGAATATCTACGGACTTTTAGAGCGTGTGTCAACATTTGGTTAGAAGAAAGATCAATCATATTTCAACAATCTTTAATGTTGACAACTATACACAGGGATGAAGATCATACACACATAACCAATGATACCATGTTAGGACAGAGAATTCTTTGCAGAGAGAGGGAATTAGAAAAGCAGAGGGAAAATATAATTGATGGTAGAGAAACTcttatacaaagatgaaaaatggtgGCTCACTGCAAGAAATAGCATGAAAAGCAGACACAAGAATCTTAAATGCCCAACTTTTTAGAATTAATGAATGCAAAAGCATTGTAACCAGTGTAATGAGCAAATTTACTTATGTAGTTGAGCAGGATTGCAAAACCATAGCCCAGAGGGGAGGGAGGCTTACTTCAGGTGCATAAAGAAAGTaagcaacaaactgagaaaacatatTCACAGtttaaggttctgataaaggcctcatttccaaaatatatagagaattgactctaatttataagaaatcaagccattctccaattaataaatgatcaaaggatatgaacaaacaattctcagatgaagaaattgaaactatttctagccatatgaaaagatgctccaa
Encoded here:
- the LOC116422118 gene encoding putative olfactory receptor 52P1: MIKNTTERSFSAFFLVGIPGLEAFHYWLSIPVFLLYIMTLLGNALIILTVKLEPTLHQPMFYFLCMLGLNDVAIASVTAPKMLSIFWLDTHLIAFDECLAQMYFIHTFCIISSALLVSMAFDRYVAICHPLHYTTILTNPLVIRMGLAGAARAIVMVLPCPLLILRLPFCTKYIIKHAYCEHMAIVKLACANTLINRAYGICVALSVMILDLTLITISYIKILQAVFRLSSKDARSKALGTCAAHVSTILVSYTPALFSFLTHRIGKKVPPSIHIIFASIYLLVPPTVNPLIYGVKTKQIRDKVMELFCPNQKYGKH